One Persicobacter psychrovividus DNA window includes the following coding sequences:
- the aat gene encoding leucyl/phenylalanyl-tRNA--protein transferase: MGIFFIDKNERTFPPGELAHESGVLAIGGDLAVDRLITAYGEGIFPWYDPNMEPMWWCPDPRCVVFPSQVRIKKSMRQLLRARKYRVTYDQDLMAVIEGCETIKREGQDGTWITQEYKDSFAELRTLGFVHSVEVWDGEELVGGLYGMAMGKVFFGESMFSRKSNASKFGFIHLCKNLEERGFEFVDCQYHTDHLFSIGAKMIDRDDFLAVVRENAVDHIAEKEDWNALFRADFEWNIQ, encoded by the coding sequence ATGGGAATTTTTTTTATTGATAAAAACGAACGAACATTTCCTCCAGGGGAGCTGGCGCATGAGTCAGGCGTGTTGGCTATTGGAGGCGATTTGGCGGTAGATCGGTTGATTACCGCTTATGGCGAAGGAATTTTTCCGTGGTATGATCCAAACATGGAGCCCATGTGGTGGTGCCCCGATCCCCGCTGTGTGGTTTTTCCATCGCAGGTGCGCATTAAGAAAAGTATGCGCCAGCTTTTGCGTGCTCGGAAGTATCGGGTAACCTACGATCAGGACCTGATGGCCGTGATTGAGGGTTGTGAAACCATTAAGCGTGAAGGGCAGGACGGTACCTGGATTACCCAGGAATACAAAGATTCTTTTGCGGAGTTACGCACATTGGGCTTTGTGCATTCTGTGGAGGTATGGGATGGTGAAGAACTTGTTGGTGGCCTTTATGGCATGGCGATGGGGAAGGTGTTTTTTGGGGAGTCAATGTTCAGCAGAAAAAGCAATGCGTCAAAATTCGGTTTCATTCATTTGTGTAAGAATTTGGAAGAGCGAGGCTTTGAGTTTGTTGATTGCCAGTACCATACCGATCACCTGTTTTCGATCGGGGCAAAAATGATTGACCGCGATGATTTTTTGGCAGTGGTGCGCGAGAATGCGGTGGACCATATTGCGGAGAAAGAGGATTGGAACGCATTGTTCCGCGCTGATTTCGAATGGAATATTCAATAA
- a CDS encoding DNA alkylation repair protein, with product MNYDQVFEALEQFGSEQTRKVLRRHGAKAPFFGVKVQDLKKIQKKIKRNHSLALDLYASGNSDAMYLAGLIAEPQKMSREQLQQWAEQAYWYMLSEYCVAPVTSASPFAMELAEEWIEAQKEHLQAAGWTTYANYLSFQADSEIDLDRVQELIQLAEQRVHLKDNRAAYAMNNFVIAAGTFCAPLFDTALKVGAQIGKVKVNMGETSCKVPEIVPYLLKVKARDKVGKKTKRPNG from the coding sequence ATGAACTACGACCAAGTATTTGAAGCCCTGGAACAATTCGGCAGCGAACAAACCAGAAAAGTCCTGCGTCGGCACGGTGCCAAAGCACCATTTTTTGGCGTCAAGGTTCAGGACCTGAAGAAAATTCAAAAAAAGATAAAGCGCAACCATTCCCTTGCCCTGGACTTGTACGCCAGTGGCAATTCCGATGCCATGTACCTGGCGGGACTCATTGCTGAACCCCAAAAAATGAGCCGCGAACAGCTACAGCAATGGGCTGAACAAGCCTATTGGTATATGCTCAGTGAATATTGCGTTGCGCCAGTAACTTCCGCAAGCCCTTTTGCCATGGAGCTGGCTGAAGAATGGATCGAGGCGCAAAAAGAACATTTACAGGCTGCAGGCTGGACGACCTACGCCAACTACCTGAGCTTTCAGGCCGATAGCGAGATTGACCTTGACCGCGTCCAAGAACTGATTCAGCTTGCGGAGCAAAGGGTTCACCTAAAAGACAACCGCGCGGCTTATGCGATGAATAATTTTGTGATTGCCGCAGGAACTTTTTGTGCGCCATTGTTCGATACGGCACTAAAGGTGGGAGCGCAAATTGGTAAGGTGAAAGTCAATATGGGGGAAACCAGCTGTAAGGTGCCCGAGATCGTCCCTTACCTTTTAAAGGTGAAAGCGCGGGACAAAGTCGGCAAAAAAACTAAACGTCCAAACGGTTGA
- a CDS encoding PadR family transcriptional regulator: MDNNKEIAALLNTWEQTYKKGQLTLWIFLALKEDQKYVEEIKSFIEEKSHQTIRCEEQSIYRNLRKYQQLGVVDFETQKGNKGPDRKYYYLTVMGHQLTDTFIDRNIRLFFSAEMMQLLNQ; this comes from the coding sequence ATGGACAACAACAAAGAGATTGCGGCACTGCTGAATACCTGGGAACAAACCTACAAAAAAGGGCAGCTGACCTTATGGATATTTCTTGCCCTGAAAGAGGATCAAAAATATGTGGAGGAGATTAAATCCTTTATTGAGGAAAAATCCCACCAAACCATCCGCTGCGAAGAGCAAAGCATTTACAGAAATCTGAGAAAATATCAACAGCTTGGGGTGGTGGATTTTGAAACCCAAAAAGGAAACAAAGGGCCTGACAGAAAATATTATTACCTCACCGTCATGGGGCATCAACTCACCGATACCTTCATCGACCGCAACATCCGATTGTTTTTTTCAGCAGAAATGATGCAGCTCCTCAACCAATAA
- a CDS encoding lipopolysaccharide biosynthesis protein produces MGIVVKQGVRASLMTYFGVIFGALNFLYFMPKVLAPDQIGMVRLLQDLGMLLASFLQFGLPTVLDRFIPTLRKQPMSIPKFALLYPLPLIGLFLCFFWLAPDYWARLLMGVNPEMMPYFYLVPVLMILMIYQLMMESFYRANLNIVFSAFTKEVFLRISLSLLIGGVALSWIGFHELMYGLVGAYAVAVLLLIIYAQLKGWLNWQGKVLPPVSERKPMLHFAWFVILSSAGALVSTKVDSLMISSMIGLDALGVYVIAFFIGTVIEIPRRAISQIAIPLISKAFKSDDFEGIEKLYQQTTGILAVVASWLFLGIWCNIDVVYQLMPNSEIYKAGAMVVFWVGLSKVVDMIFGLNSEIILQSPKYKWVTYFTVVLAFLLVVTNLLMIPAFGIAGAACATFLSMLIYNLLKFRLILHEWHFQPFTKNTLYFLPFPFIAYALVLLLPQMQWLVLFTLRGVMITTVLYVGAIISGVSMDINRFHRRYVLRQQ; encoded by the coding sequence ATGGGGATTGTAGTGAAGCAAGGGGTTCGAGCCTCCTTGATGACATACTTCGGGGTGATTTTTGGCGCCCTGAATTTTTTGTATTTCATGCCAAAGGTTTTGGCTCCCGACCAAATAGGCATGGTGCGTCTGTTGCAGGATCTGGGCATGTTACTGGCGTCCTTTCTGCAGTTTGGCCTGCCGACAGTCCTTGACCGGTTTATTCCTACGCTGAGGAAGCAGCCGATGTCGATTCCCAAATTCGCTTTGCTCTATCCCTTGCCGCTGATTGGCTTGTTCCTTTGTTTCTTTTGGCTTGCTCCAGATTACTGGGCGCGCCTTCTGATGGGCGTTAATCCAGAGATGATGCCTTACTTTTACCTTGTGCCTGTACTGATGATCTTGATGATCTACCAGCTGATGATGGAGTCGTTTTATCGGGCAAATCTGAATATCGTTTTTTCTGCTTTTACCAAGGAAGTTTTTCTGAGGATTTCCCTGAGCTTGCTTATTGGCGGCGTGGCGTTGTCGTGGATTGGTTTTCATGAACTGATGTATGGCCTGGTAGGTGCTTATGCGGTGGCTGTGCTTTTGCTGATCATTTATGCGCAGCTAAAAGGATGGCTGAACTGGCAGGGGAAAGTTTTGCCTCCAGTATCGGAACGAAAGCCCATGTTGCATTTTGCGTGGTTTGTCATTTTGTCTTCAGCAGGCGCTTTGGTCTCTACGAAGGTGGACAGCCTGATGATCAGCAGCATGATTGGTCTGGATGCTCTCGGGGTGTATGTGATAGCGTTTTTTATAGGTACGGTGATAGAGATTCCCCGAAGGGCTATTTCCCAGATTGCCATACCGTTGATCTCAAAGGCTTTTAAATCGGATGATTTCGAGGGAATTGAAAAGCTGTATCAGCAAACTACGGGAATACTGGCGGTAGTGGCCTCATGGTTGTTTCTGGGGATTTGGTGCAACATTGATGTCGTATATCAGCTGATGCCCAACTCCGAAATTTATAAGGCGGGCGCCATGGTGGTCTTTTGGGTAGGCTTGAGCAAGGTGGTCGATATGATCTTTGGCCTCAATAGCGAGATTATTCTTCAGTCGCCAAAATATAAGTGGGTAACTTACTTTACGGTGGTTCTGGCCTTTTTACTGGTAGTGACCAACCTACTGATGATCCCTGCTTTTGGAATTGCTGGTGCGGCCTGTGCGACTTTCCTCTCGATGTTGATTTACAACCTGCTCAAGTTCAGGTTAATATTACATGAATGGCATTTTCAGCCCTTTACGAAAAACACCTTGTACTTTTTGCCCTTTCCCTTCATCGCTTATGCTCTTGTTTTGCTTCTTCCTCAAATGCAATGGCTGGTATTATTTACATTGCGGGGGGTGATGATCACCACAGTTTTATATGTTGGTGCGATTATTTCGGGAGTTTCAATGGATATCAATAGATTTCACCGTCGTTATGTGCTCCGACAGCAATAG
- the ilvD gene encoding dihydroxy-acid dehydratase — protein MNTYKKYSHLVTTDDNQPAAQAMHYALGLTEEELAKPFIGIASTGYEGNPCNMHLNDLAKDVKKGTKDADLVGLIFNTIGVSDGISMGTPGMRYSLPSRDVIADSIETVVNAQAYDGVVTVVGCDKNMPGGLMGLIRLNRPSILMYGGTIASGKHNGEKLDIVSAFEAWGKKVAGTITEAEYKAIVQKACNGAGACGGMYTANTMSSAIEALGMSLPFNASIPAQSPLKKEEAVRAGQLMRNLIEKDIKPSDILTKKSFENAFRLTLIMGGSTNAVLHLLALADTADIAFDLEDMQRLSDETPFLADLKPSGKYLMEDLHEIGGTPAVMRLLLDKGLLHGDCMTITGKTVAENLQDAPRLPEDQKIIMNWDEPIKASGHLQILKGNLAPEGSVAKITGKEGLSFSGTARVFEGEFDANDGIAKGTVKKGDVVVIRYEGPQGGPGMPEMLKPTAAIMGAGLGNDVALITDGRFSGGTHGFVVGHITPEAQVGGPIALIEEGDKITIDAESNLLTLHISDEEMAQRKEKWVVPALKKTRGTLYKYAKNVATASKGCVTDRF, from the coding sequence ATGAATACATATAAAAAATATAGTCATCTGGTAACCACAGACGACAACCAGCCCGCCGCACAAGCCATGCACTACGCCCTTGGCCTGACAGAAGAAGAGTTAGCTAAACCATTTATCGGAATTGCCTCCACAGGTTACGAGGGCAACCCTTGTAATATGCACCTGAATGATTTGGCCAAAGATGTTAAGAAAGGCACCAAAGATGCTGATCTTGTAGGATTGATTTTCAACACTATCGGTGTTTCCGATGGTATTTCAATGGGAACCCCTGGAATGCGCTACTCTTTGCCTTCGAGGGATGTTATTGCCGACTCCATAGAAACAGTGGTAAACGCACAAGCCTATGACGGTGTCGTTACCGTAGTGGGTTGCGATAAAAATATGCCTGGCGGACTGATGGGACTTATTCGCCTGAACCGCCCTTCGATCCTGATGTATGGCGGAACGATCGCCTCAGGGAAACACAATGGGGAGAAACTCGATATTGTTTCTGCCTTTGAAGCCTGGGGAAAGAAAGTCGCGGGAACCATTACCGAAGCGGAATACAAAGCCATTGTACAGAAAGCCTGCAACGGCGCTGGAGCATGTGGCGGAATGTACACCGCAAACACCATGTCATCGGCGATTGAAGCACTGGGAATGTCATTGCCTTTCAACGCCTCGATTCCTGCACAAAGCCCACTCAAAAAAGAGGAAGCTGTAAGAGCAGGTCAACTGATGCGCAACCTGATTGAAAAAGACATCAAGCCATCAGATATCCTGACAAAAAAATCTTTCGAGAACGCTTTCCGCCTGACCTTGATTATGGGCGGGTCCACCAATGCGGTTTTACACCTATTGGCATTAGCCGACACCGCGGATATCGCTTTCGACCTTGAGGATATGCAACGCCTTTCAGATGAAACGCCTTTCCTTGCAGACCTTAAACCTTCAGGAAAATACCTGATGGAAGACCTGCACGAGATCGGTGGTACGCCAGCGGTCATGCGTTTGCTACTCGACAAAGGTCTTTTGCATGGCGACTGTATGACCATCACAGGAAAAACCGTTGCCGAAAATCTTCAGGACGCACCACGCCTTCCAGAAGATCAAAAAATAATCATGAACTGGGACGAACCGATCAAAGCCTCTGGTCACCTTCAAATCCTGAAGGGGAATTTGGCACCTGAAGGTTCGGTTGCAAAAATAACAGGTAAAGAGGGATTGTCCTTCTCGGGTACCGCCCGTGTTTTTGAGGGTGAATTCGATGCCAATGATGGCATTGCCAAAGGCACTGTCAAGAAAGGCGATGTGGTTGTCATTCGTTACGAAGGACCACAGGGAGGCCCTGGGATGCCTGAAATGTTAAAGCCAACTGCCGCCATTATGGGAGCTGGATTGGGTAATGATGTGGCCCTGATCACCGACGGGCGTTTCTCTGGAGGAACACACGGATTTGTCGTGGGCCACATCACACCAGAAGCGCAAGTCGGCGGACCTATTGCCTTGATTGAGGAAGGCGACAAAATTACCATTGACGCAGAAAGTAACTTGCTCACGCTCCATATCTCTGACGAGGAGATGGCGCAAAGAAAGGAAAAATGGGTTGTGCCAGCATTGAAAAAGACGCGCGGAACTTTATATAAATATGCCAAAAATGTAGCCACAGCCTCTAAAGGTTGTGTTACCGATCGCTTTTAA
- the ilvB gene encoding biosynthetic-type acetolactate synthase large subunit, producing METENQTTTQRISGADAFVKALVYEGVDTIFGYPGGANMPIYDAIYRAEGEVTHLMGRHEQGAIHAAQGYARASGKCGVVLATSGPGATNIITGIADAMIDSTPLVCFTGQVPYNLIGTDAFQECDITGISMPCTKWNYQIKDADDIAEIIAKAFYIARSGRPGPVLIDITKNAQFQETDFKYQACEIINSYIPKPQLNESAVAAAIATIRTAEKPFLIWGQGVILSEAEQALKDFLDKTQIPSASTLLGLSALPSDHPTYTGMVGMHGNYAPNKLTNSCDVLIAVGMRFDDRVTGNTATYATQAKVIHIELDPAEIDKNIPATIPVNADAKEALSAISAGLDAQSKDKYASWYAEFDAFYQEEKNEVILPEVAPEGDQLTMAQVVENIAKTFHRDAIIVSDVGQHQMKAARYSAFNKSRSHITSGGLGTMGFSLPAAIGAKVACPEREVVAIIGDGGFQMTLQELGMILDYNIAVKIVVLNNEFLGMVRQWQELFFDNRYASTPLKNPDFVKLAESYGITSLKIDHKSALNDALAQLRDHQSAMFLECMVVKEENVFPMIASGATVTDIRLK from the coding sequence ATGGAGACTGAAAATCAAACAACAACGCAGAGAATAAGCGGTGCTGATGCCTTTGTAAAAGCGTTGGTATATGAAGGTGTCGATACCATTTTTGGTTACCCTGGCGGTGCAAATATGCCCATTTATGATGCCATTTACCGTGCGGAAGGCGAGGTAACCCACCTTATGGGAAGACACGAGCAGGGTGCTATTCATGCTGCTCAGGGCTATGCCCGCGCCTCAGGAAAATGCGGTGTGGTACTGGCCACTTCAGGCCCAGGCGCTACCAATATCATTACTGGTATTGCTGATGCCATGATCGACTCCACCCCTTTGGTGTGTTTCACAGGTCAGGTGCCTTACAACCTTATCGGTACCGATGCCTTTCAGGAGTGCGACATTACAGGAATTTCGATGCCCTGTACCAAATGGAACTATCAGATTAAAGATGCTGATGATATTGCCGAGATTATTGCCAAGGCTTTCTACATCGCACGATCTGGACGACCAGGACCAGTACTGATCGACATCACGAAAAATGCGCAGTTTCAGGAAACAGATTTTAAATATCAGGCTTGCGAGATCATCAACAGCTATATCCCGAAACCACAACTTAATGAAAGCGCTGTGGCGGCAGCAATTGCCACCATACGCACTGCCGAGAAACCTTTCCTTATCTGGGGACAGGGCGTTATTCTCTCGGAAGCGGAACAGGCACTGAAGGACTTTTTGGACAAAACACAAATCCCTTCCGCCTCTACCCTTTTGGGCTTGTCGGCACTGCCTTCTGACCACCCCACCTATACTGGAATGGTCGGCATGCACGGTAACTATGCGCCCAACAAGCTCACCAACTCCTGCGATGTACTGATCGCTGTCGGGATGCGTTTTGATGACCGGGTAACTGGCAACACCGCAACTTACGCGACACAGGCCAAGGTGATTCATATTGAGCTTGACCCTGCGGAGATTGATAAAAACATCCCTGCAACCATCCCTGTAAATGCCGATGCCAAAGAGGCTCTTTCGGCCATCAGCGCAGGATTAGATGCACAGTCGAAAGACAAATACGCCAGCTGGTATGCTGAATTTGATGCCTTCTATCAGGAGGAGAAAAATGAGGTAATTTTGCCTGAGGTAGCACCCGAAGGCGATCAGCTGACCATGGCGCAGGTGGTAGAAAATATTGCCAAAACCTTTCATCGTGACGCCATCATTGTATCTGATGTAGGGCAACACCAGATGAAGGCAGCAAGGTACAGCGCGTTCAACAAAAGCCGTTCACACATTACCTCTGGCGGCCTCGGAACAATGGGCTTCAGTCTGCCTGCCGCAATTGGCGCCAAAGTTGCCTGCCCTGAGCGTGAGGTGGTGGCCATTATTGGCGACGGTGGTTTCCAGATGACCCTTCAGGAATTAGGGATGATTCTCGATTATAATATTGCCGTGAAAATTGTGGTACTCAACAACGAGTTCCTCGGCATGGTACGCCAATGGCAAGAGCTGTTCTTCGACAACCGTTACGCAAGTACGCCACTGAAGAACCCTGACTTTGTCAAGCTCGCAGAGTCCTACGGCATTACCTCCCTGAAAATTGACCATAAGTCGGCATTGAATGATGCCCTGGCTCAGCTTCGGGATCACCAGTCGGCCATGTTCCTGGAGTGCATGGTTGTCAAAGAAGAAAATGTATTTCCGATGATCGCCTCTGGCGCCACGGTAACAGATATAAGGTTAAAATAA
- the ilvN gene encoding acetolactate synthase small subunit, giving the protein MVKQVPLNEEFTISIFTENAIGLLARITNQFTKRHINIEALNVSQSEVEGVHRFTIVVNTTPRQVDLITKQIEKQVDVYRCFYHKAEETIHQEIALYKLPTSVLKNGIEVEDIIRREAARILSIEEHFFVIEKTGYRKETTRLFEELKKFNVTEFVRSGRVSITKPMDELKEHIQEVKAKAAV; this is encoded by the coding sequence ATGGTTAAGCAAGTGCCACTCAACGAAGAGTTCACCATCTCGATATTCACCGAAAACGCTATTGGTCTGCTCGCAAGGATAACCAATCAGTTCACCAAACGCCACATCAACATTGAAGCGTTGAATGTGTCGCAGTCGGAAGTAGAAGGTGTTCACCGCTTTACGATCGTTGTCAATACAACGCCTCGTCAGGTGGATCTGATCACCAAACAAATAGAAAAGCAAGTGGATGTTTACCGATGCTTCTACCACAAAGCAGAAGAAACCATTCACCAGGAAATTGCCCTTTACAAATTGCCAACATCAGTATTGAAAAATGGCATTGAGGTCGAGGACATTATCCGACGGGAGGCAGCGCGTATTTTATCGATTGAAGAGCATTTCTTCGTGATCGAAAAAACAGGTTACCGCAAAGAAACCACCCGACTTTTTGAAGAACTAAAAAAGTTCAATGTTACTGAATTTGTCCGCTCGGGAAGGGTATCGATTACCAAACCGATGGACGAACTGAAGGAACACATTCAGGAAGTAAAGGCCAAAGCGGCCGTATAA
- the ilvC gene encoding ketol-acid reductoisomerase — protein sequence MAIINFGGVEENVVTREEFPLEKAREVMSSETIAVIGYGVQGPGQSLNLKDNGFNVIIGQRQGSASWDKAVADGWVPGETLFSIEEALERGTIIQYLLSDAGQIAVWPTVKAALKPGKTLYFSHGFGATYAERTGIVPPKDVDVILVAPKGSGTSLRRMFLEGRGLNSSFAIFQDATGKAREKVVALGIGVGSGYLFETTFKKEVYSDLTGERGTLMGAIQGIFAAQYDVLRKAGHSPSEAFNETVEELTQSLMPLVAENGMDWMYANCSTTAQRGALDWWKKFRDATQPVFQELYDEVACGNEAQRSIDANSKDDYRVGLEAELKELQDSEMWRAGAAVRKLRPESEKVEA from the coding sequence ATGGCAATCATCAATTTTGGCGGCGTAGAAGAAAATGTAGTAACACGTGAAGAGTTTCCTTTGGAAAAAGCGCGTGAGGTCATGTCATCAGAAACCATCGCTGTGATCGGTTACGGTGTACAGGGTCCTGGTCAGTCTTTAAACCTGAAAGATAATGGTTTCAATGTGATCATTGGACAGCGTCAGGGTTCAGCATCATGGGACAAAGCCGTTGCTGATGGCTGGGTACCAGGAGAGACACTTTTCTCTATCGAAGAAGCGCTTGAGCGCGGAACAATCATCCAGTATTTATTGTCTGATGCAGGTCAGATTGCCGTTTGGCCAACTGTAAAAGCTGCTTTGAAACCAGGTAAAACACTTTACTTCTCACACGGTTTTGGTGCTACTTATGCAGAGCGTACAGGTATTGTTCCTCCTAAAGATGTAGATGTAATTTTGGTCGCTCCAAAAGGTTCTGGTACTTCATTGCGTCGTATGTTCTTGGAAGGACGTGGATTGAACTCTTCATTTGCAATCTTCCAGGATGCTACAGGTAAAGCACGTGAAAAAGTGGTTGCTTTAGGTATTGGTGTAGGTTCAGGATATTTGTTCGAAACTACTTTCAAAAAAGAAGTTTACTCTGATTTAACAGGTGAGCGTGGTACTTTGATGGGTGCTATTCAGGGAATTTTTGCCGCTCAGTACGATGTATTGCGTAAGGCAGGACACAGCCCTTCTGAAGCATTCAACGAGACGGTAGAAGAATTGACACAATCATTGATGCCATTGGTTGCTGAAAACGGTATGGACTGGATGTACGCAAACTGTTCAACAACCGCTCAGCGTGGTGCTTTGGATTGGTGGAAGAAATTCCGTGATGCAACACAGCCTGTATTCCAGGAATTGTATGATGAAGTTGCTTGTGGTAATGAAGCACAGCGTTCAATCGATGCAAACTCGAAAGACGATTACCGTGTAGGTTTGGAAGCAGAATTGAAAGAGCTTCAGGATTCTGAAATGTGGCGTGCAGGTGCTGCTGTTCGTAAATTGCGTCCAGAGTCTGAAAAAGTAGAGGCATAA